TCGGTGCAGGTGCGGATCAGCGCCTCTTCAAGAGAGCGGACGTAGCGATGCACGTCGCGGGCGTGGCCCAGCGTCAGGATCGGGTAGGCCACGAACTGTCCCGGCCCATGGAAGGTTACTCCACCGCCGCGGCTGACGCGGAACGCCGGGATCCCCAGTGTCCGATCGGCGCCGAGCAGATCGGCGGCGTTGGCCCCGCGTCCCAGGGTGTAGACCGGCTCGTGCTCGAGCAAGAGGAGATAGTCTTGATCATCGCCAGCGACCTTGCGGTTCACGAGGTCTTCCTGCAGTGCCAAGGCGGTGGCGTACGGGCACATCCCGAGATCGCGGACGATCAGCTCCATGGACACTTCACGGTAGTCCAAGGATGCGGTAACCGCAATCTGATACGGACAAGATCGGCTGCCGGCGCCGCCTGGAGTTGGCGGGGCGGACCGGACGCTACACATCGCCGGGGCGGGTGACTCTCGGCTCGTCCCCCGACTCCGCGAGGTTCGGGATCCACACGCGAAAAAGTGAGCCACGCCCCAGCCCGCTGTCCACCGAGATCGTGCCGCCCAGCATCTCCAGGAGGCGACGCACGATATAGAGTCCGAGCCCGACGCCGCCTTGCCGCCGGGTCTTGAACCCGTCGGCCTGGCGAAACGGCTCGAAGATAATCAGCTGCGTTTCGGGCGTCATGCCGATACCGGTGTCCGCAACGCAGACTTCCATCCCGCCGTCGCGCGCAAAGACATCCACCATGACGCTGCCCTGATCGGTAAACTTCAGCGCATTCACGATCAGGTTCTTGAGCACCACCTTGAGCTTGAGCGGGTCGGTGCGCAGCGGCGGCAGCGAGGCGGGGGCGTGCAGCACGAAGGTGAACCCCGGCTTTTCTTGCAGCCGCCGGGTTTCGACGTCGATTTCGTGGATCAGATCCCCCAATTGTGTCTCGCGCAGATCGAGCGACATCCGTCCGGCTTCCAGTCGGCTGAGGTCGAGGGTGGTGTTGATCAAATCGAGCAGTTCCCGTGCGCTCTTGTCCGCCCGTCGCAGTGTATCGGCCTGTTCCAGCGTCAATGCACCGAAGGCATGCTCGAGCAGCAAATCATTGTAGCCTAAGATGATATTGAGCGGCGTGCGCAGCTCGTGCGACATGGTGGCGACGAATTCCGACCTCACCCGGTTGGCCCGTTCCAGCTCCTCCACGAGACGGGCGGTTTCCAAGGCCAGTGAGGCCAGCTGCCCGATGCCGCGCGCGATGCGCTCTTGCTGCGGCGTGAAGGGTTTCGGCCGCCCGCGATACCCCGCGGCATGGAAGCCGATCATCTCATCCCCGCGCCGGAGTGCGACGTGGAGGCTGGCCGAGATGCCATACTCAACGCCCAGGCGCACCACTGGGACCGACTCAAGCGGCGGCTCGCTCACCTGGACCACTTCCTCCCGTCTGACGCGGTCGATAAAGTCGGCCATATCGTTGTGGGAAAACTTCACCAGCTGGATTGCCTCCCACTCTTCAGCCGTCGCGCCATGGCAGGCCGTGGGCACGTAAGTGTCGTCCCGCGGCTGCCAGAGCAGCGTACAGCTATAGTCGCAGCCCAACACTTCCGTCGTCACCTGGCACAGGCGCTCGAGGAGCGCCGGCGTGTTGAGTGAGGCGATCAACTCCCGGCCCACTTTCGCCAGCGCCGCATCAACCTGGGCCTCTTGCTCGTGTGCCTCGATGCGTTGCCGGCCCCGGCGCTCCGCTGCGACCGCAGTCGCTGCCAATGTCGCCATGCCGAGGATGAGTCGCGACACGGTGTCATCGAATGCGTGTGGGCGCTGGTGATACTCGGCTGTCACAAAGCCGAGCGCCGCTGGCGCGTCACTGAGCACGGGAGCAACCACGACAAATGGGGCATGCGCTTCTGCCTGCTGGTTTGTCAGGACGCAACGCTCCGTGTCCTCGACGGTCACGCAGCTGCGGTTCTGGACCGCGCGGGAGATGAGCGGATCCTGGATATGGACCCGCTGCGGCGCCAAACCCCTGGCGGCGCCAGACGGATTCTCGAAATGGCACTTCTCCTCGTAATATTCGCCAACCAGAAGGTAGATGCTGCTCCGGTCACACCCGGCCAGCCGCACTGCCGAACGACACAGGCTCGTCAAGCGTACGTCGAGGGCTGCATCCGAGCCGAGGTTTTGGGCGAGATCCAGAAGCCCATCGATAAGCTCGGTTTGATCAAGTACCAACGTCTGTCCTCCTCATCGAGACCAAGTCCGGTCAACCAAAGCCAGGACCAAACCCAGCGTACTCTGCCGCGGTCACGAATTGCAAACACGACATGCGTACATCGACAACCTAGCGCGCAACGGCAGGATAGGCCACCACCACGCCGTAAGGGGCGGCGGCTTGCGTCCGCCATCCCGGCGCGACGTTCCGGCCGGCCGCAAGGAATGGCCTCGGCATTGGGAGCATGCGTGAGTAGAGCACAACTGGTCAACGAGCATATAAACACTACTGCTTGACAACTGTCATTGAGTAGAGTAGCAGCACGGTTGCCGTAATGGATGTCTGCCGTCGCGGGACCGGGGGCTTGCGGCGGACGCCGACGACAGAGGGGGCATGGGAGCACACGCACGATTGCTATCGGGGACGAGGCG
The Candidatus Binatia bacterium genome window above contains:
- the lipB gene encoding lipoyl(octanoyl) transferase LipB codes for the protein MELIVRDLGMCPYATALALQEDLVNRKVAGDDQDYLLLLEHEPVYTLGRGANAADLLGADRTLGIPAFRVSRGGGVTFHGPGQFVAYPILTLGHARDVHRYVRSLEEALIRTCTDFGLAAGRRDGLTGVWIGAAKIASIGVGVRRWTTFHGIALNVSTDVRFFAQIVPCRMPEIRMTSMAIELGTAPPMADVRAAFVREFRSVFGYTDAVLQEECRA
- a CDS encoding GAF domain-containing sensor histidine kinase — translated: MVLDQTELIDGLLDLAQNLGSDAALDVRLTSLCRSAVRLAGCDRSSIYLLVGEYYEEKCHFENPSGAARGLAPQRVHIQDPLISRAVQNRSCVTVEDTERCVLTNQQAEAHAPFVVVAPVLSDAPAALGFVTAEYHQRPHAFDDTVSRLILGMATLAATAVAAERRGRQRIEAHEQEAQVDAALAKVGRELIASLNTPALLERLCQVTTEVLGCDYSCTLLWQPRDDTYVPTACHGATAEEWEAIQLVKFSHNDMADFIDRVRREEVVQVSEPPLESVPVVRLGVEYGISASLHVALRRGDEMIGFHAAGYRGRPKPFTPQQERIARGIGQLASLALETARLVEELERANRVRSEFVATMSHELRTPLNIILGYNDLLLEHAFGALTLEQADTLRRADKSARELLDLINTTLDLSRLEAGRMSLDLRETQLGDLIHEIDVETRRLQEKPGFTFVLHAPASLPPLRTDPLKLKVVLKNLIVNALKFTDQGSVMVDVFARDGGMEVCVADTGIGMTPETQLIIFEPFRQADGFKTRRQGGVGLGLYIVRRLLEMLGGTISVDSGLGRGSLFRVWIPNLAESGDEPRVTRPGDV